Proteins from a genomic interval of Motacilla alba alba isolate MOTALB_02 chromosome 11, Motacilla_alba_V1.0_pri, whole genome shotgun sequence:
- the LOC119705392 gene encoding C-factor-like produces the protein MAAARTVLLTGSNRGIGLELVKQLLGSPRPPAWIFATCRDPDGPRAQELRDLASKHPNLVLVKLDVENPSAITDAAKVVEGKLNGMGLNLLINNAGIYTPTASLETVDAEDMLRTYKTNAVGPMLMAQAFLPLLKKAAQDSKEKGLSCSKAAIINISTILGSIKKTPDSFFHPVISYRCSKAALNMLTMCQALTYKEAGILCVALHPGWVKTDMGSQEADLTVDTSVRGLLSVLPILSEKHSGTLLNWEGKAIPW, from the exons ATGGCGGCGGCGCGCACGGTGCTGCTGACCGGCTCCAACCGCGGCATCGGCCTGGAGCtggtgaagcagctgctgggctcgCCGCGACCCCCCGCCTGGATCTTCGCCACCTGCCGGGACCCCGACGGGCCGCGGGCACAG GAGCTGAGAGATCTGGCATCCAAACACCCAAACCTGGTTCTTGTAAAGCTGG ATGTGGAAAACCCCTCGGCTATCACCGATGCGGCCAAGGTGGTGGAGGGGAAGCTGAACGGAATGGGGCTGAACCTGCTGATAAACAACGCCGGCATCTACACCCCCACGGCCTCGCTGGAGACGGTCGACGCTGAGGACATGCTCAGGACGTACAAGACCAATGCAGTGGGGCCAATGCTGATGGCTCAG GccttcctgcctctgctgaagaaggctgcccaggacagcaAAGAGAAGGGCCTGAGTTGCAGCAAGGCAGCCATCATCAACATCTCCACCATCTTAGGGTCCATCAAGAAAACACCTGATTCCTTCTTCCACCCTGTCATCTCCTACCGCTGCAGCAAG GCTGCCCTCAACATGCTGACCATGTGCCAGGCTCTGACCTACAAGGAAGCTGGGATCCTGTGCGTGGCACTGCACCCTGGCTGGGTGAAAACAGACATGGGCAGCCAGGAG GCTGACCTGACAGTGGACACAAGTGTGCGGGGGTTGTTGTCTGTGCTGCCAATCCTTTCTGAGAAACACAGTGGGACTCTGCTCAACTGGGAAGGGAAAGCCATCCCCTGGTGA